GAATGTCATAACTCATCGCTAAAATACCGAAAATAAAGATCTGTGTTAATAAAATCATGAGTGTTCTTGAATCATTGACGTAAGGGAGAAGCACTAATATTACCAGCATGAGGAAAAAGCCTACATACTTTAATGAAAGCTTATTTTTCATGTTGATCTCTCCTTTCGCATTGCAAATAAACCTTGTGGACGGAAAATTAATACTATAGCCATTAAAATCATATTGACCGCAAGCGATAATACCGGTACATAATAAGCCATAAAGCTACCTGCTAATCCGACTAAAATTGCCGCAAGTAGAGAGCCCGAAAAGCTGCCCATTCCTCCGATAACGACAACAATAAAGCCTAAAATCGCATATTCCATACCCATTTCAGCATAGATAACACCTGAATACGGAGCCATTAACATGCCGCTAAGTGCCGCTAATGCTGCACCAACCATAAAGACATATAAAAATACTCGCTTTATATGAATCCCGAGTGCCTGTGCCATTTCTTTATCCTGTACACCAGCCCGAACGATTAGCCCAATTTTTGTACGCTTCAACATGTACTGGAAAATACCGAAAATCACAAAACCTACTACAATAATAAATAATCGATATTTAATG
This genomic stretch from Lysinibacillus pakistanensis harbors:
- a CDS encoding branched-chain amino acid ABC transporter permease, which gives rise to MELFVNLVINGLATGMLIFLLAAGLTLIFGLMDVLNFAHGGLFVWGAYTGIFTYMFTESFLIGLIGAVVTGALLGFITEKLIITPVYGNHIQQILITLGLMLVLQEMIKVVFGPNGVAVKTPSYLAGSWEIGDVIIIKYRLFIIVVGFVIFGIFQYMLKRTKIGLIVRAGVQDKEMAQALGIHIKRVFLYVFMVGAALAALSGMLMAPYSGVIYAEMGMEYAILGFIVVVIGGMGSFSGSLLAAILVGLAGSFMAYYVPVLSLAVNMILMAIVLIFRPQGLFAMRKERST